One Silene latifolia isolate original U9 population chromosome 4, ASM4854445v1, whole genome shotgun sequence DNA segment encodes these proteins:
- the LOC141651000 gene encoding uncharacterized protein LOC141651000, translating into MSGDTGIPSTENPPPHPNPTVSPFHLGSQDNPGNTITHVQLRGENYDEWARSIRLALKARRKFGFVDGTIAKPTENLDDWSTVHSMIVSWIMNTIEPSLRTTISYYEDAALLWKDLQDRFCVVNGIRVSARNGLSECKQRKNESIAHYFGRLKIIWDDIANHEQLPKFVIVVIAPAILVPTAIQEERMRTNGASSTTDDTEVLAFQVQSDFKPKGKSVDNSDKYCTHCTRNGHDESMCFLIHGYPDWWGDRPRGPRNSGRGGSSKNGRGSSARAPGVGRGKGTTTRINSTYTDNTPAVASASSSSDPSAVAGLTTAQWQQLLDLLNIPKSKDHIHGKNAWIIDTGATNHVTGTLTYLHDIQNITSSPVSLPNGVTTNASHRGRIILDGGLVLTDVLYVPGLTCNLISVLQLLDALDCIIQCTKSFCVIQDRQTRRLIGAGKRQDGLYFYRGVSNVAVCNVNQASTDLWHKRLGHPSSEVLKLLPIIKSSSRLSNKA; encoded by the exons ATGTCTGGTGATACTGGTATTCCTTCTACGGAAAATCCACCACCCCACCCAAATCCAACCGTGTCTCCCTTCCACCTTGGAAGTCAAGACAACCCTGGCAATACAATTACTCACGTCCAGCTTCGTGGTGAAAACTACGATGAATGGGCTCGTTCTATTCGGCTGGCTCTTAAAGCGCGACGGAAATTTGGCTTTGTCGATGGCACGATTGCCAAGCCTACCGAAAATCTAGACGATTGGAGCACTGTCCACTCCATGATTGTCTCTTGGATTATGAACACCATTGAACCATCTCTTCGTACTACTATTTCGTACTACGAAGATGCGGCTCTATTATGGAAAGATCTTCAAGATCGTTTTTGCGTCGTTAATGGCATTCGTGTTTCGGCTCGAAACGGACTTAGTGAATGCAAACAACGCAAAAACGAGTCCATCGCACATTACTTTGGCCGTTTAAAAATAATTTGGGACGATATTGCTAATCACGAACAACTTCCTAAATTTGTGATTGTGGTAATTGCACCTGCAATCTTGGTCCCAA CCGCTATTCAAGAAGAACGGATGCGAACTAATGGAGCATCGAGCACTACTGACGACACCGAGGTTTTGGCTTTTCAAGTTCAGTCTGATTTCAAGCCTAAAGGAAAATCCGTGGACAATTCCGATAAATATTGCACACACTGTACTCGTAATGGCCATGATGAATCCATGTGTTTTCTTATTCACGGTTATCCCGATTGGTGGGGAGATCGTCCTCGTGGTCCTCGCAATTCTGGTCGCGGGGGCAGCTCTAAGAACGGTCGTGGCTCTTCTGCTCGTGCTCCTGGTGTTGGCCGTGGCAAAGGCACTACTACCCGTATCAATTCCACCTATACCGACAACACTCCAGCCGTGGCCTCTGCCTCTTCATCCTCTGACCCCTCTGCCGTTGCTGGACTGACCACTGCACAGTGGCAGCAGCTTCTTGATTTATTAAACATACCAAAATCCAAGGACCACATTCACGGTAAGAATGCTTGGATTATTGACACCGGCGCTACCAATCATGTTACCGGGACACTTACGTATCTCCATGATATACAAAATATAACTTCTTCTCCTGTTAGTCTTCCGAACGGCGTCACAACTAATGCCTCTCATCGAGGGCGCATTATTCTTGACGGAGGCTTAGTCCTCACTGATGTTCTTTATGTTCCCGGCCTTACCTGCAATTTAATATCTGTTCTTCAATTACTTGATGCTCTTGATTGTATCATTCAATGTACTAAATCTTTTTGTGTCATTCAGGACCGACAGACGAGGAGGTTGATTGGAGCGGGTAAACGTCAGGATGGACTCTATTTCTACCGTGGTGTGTCTAACGTAGCTGTCTGCAATGTTAACCAAGCTTCAACGGATTTATGGCATAAACGACTAGGCCATCCCTCTAGCGAAGTTTTAAAACTATTACCTATTATTAAGTCTTCTAGTAGATTGTCTAATAAGGCTTGA
- the LOC141652018 gene encoding B3 domain-containing protein Os03g0622100-like: MARKCENCDIMKKYKYWNELPATEHSFFKVMPDDFDRQLLIPKKFSECFKEKLCGWCILVGPSGKKWRVRVSTAKQNSGRVMFSNDGWPSFVRDHGIQFRDFVTFHYIDNSSFKVSIFDATGCEREESYFAKTGYKSQSNLGNSVEEISSNSRGKKKRSASFDEYDEDDNMSEDYKDESDGESFGSGSGCETNKSVFNQFGRLSSSSLSKSTRAKLSQMYYESNRRTVSEAEMQIAAEQNFRCFRSS; encoded by the exons ATGGCAAGGAAGTGCGAAAATTGTGACATAATGAAGAAATACAAGTACTGGAATGAACTTCCTGCAACAGAACACAGTTTCTTCAAGGTCATGCCAGATGATTTCGACCGTCAACTC TTGATTCCGAAAAAATTCTCGGAATGCTTCAAGGAAAAGCTTTGTGGTTGGTGCATCCTTGTTGGACCAAGTGGAAAAAAATGGAGGGTACGAGTCTCGACAGCGAAACAAAACTCGGGCCGTGTCATGTTCTCGAATGATGGTTGGCCGAGTTTTGTTCGAGATCACGGGATTCAGTTCAGAGACTTTGTTACCTTTCATTACATTGACAATTCATCTTTTAAGGTTTCCATATTTGATGCAACTGGTTGTGAGCGTGAGGAGTCGTATTTCGCCAAAACTGGATACAAATCACAAAGCAACCTTGGCAACTCCGTTGAAGAAATCTCGAGTAACAGTCGAGGCAAGAAGAAGAGGTCTGCAAGTTTTGATGAATATGATGAAGATGATAACATGTCTGAAGATTACAAGGATGAGTCAGACGGCGAATCCTTTGGTTCTGGAAGCGGATGTGAGACTAATAAGTCTGTTTTCAATCAATTTGGACGGCTAAGTAGCAGCTCCTTAAGTAAATCGACTCGAG CAAAATTGTCCCAAATGTACTATGAATCGAACCGGAGGACAGTTTCAGAAGCAGAGATGCAAATAGCCGCAGAACAAAATTTCCGCTGTTTCCGATCATCATGA